One Candidatus Omnitrophota bacterium genomic region harbors:
- the rpmH gene encoding 50S ribosomal protein L34, with product MKKNLKTKSNLKRKRKHGFRKRSSTKSGRTILNRKRSKGHKVLSA from the coding sequence GTGAAAAAGAATCTAAAGACAAAATCAAATCTGAAACGCAAAAGAAAACACGGGTTCCGTAAGAGAAGCAGCACCAAGTCCGGCAGGACCATTTTGAACAGGAAACGCAGCAAGGGGCACAAAGTACTGTCCGCGTGA
- a CDS encoding DUF721 domain-containing protein, which yields MMRKKDPGHVKGIIEGLITKWEKGAVKRANAVSRAWAGSVEEETKEHARPVSFKNGILMVIVEDSTWLYKLTLEKRKILKRFNENYTGRKKAKDIRFRVGTLDT from the coding sequence ATGATGAGAAAAAAAGACCCCGGACACGTAAAAGGCATCATAGAGGGCCTTATTACAAAATGGGAGAAGGGCGCGGTAAAACGCGCTAACGCCGTCTCCAGAGCCTGGGCGGGATCGGTCGAGGAAGAAACAAAGGAACACGCCAGGCCGGTGAGCTTTAAAAATGGTATACTTATGGTCATAGTGGAGGATTCCACATGGCTTTACAAGCTTACGCTCGAGAAGAGAAAGATACTTAAGAGGTTCAACGAGAATTATACCGGAAGAAAAAAGGCCAAAGACATCAGGTTCCGGGTCGGGACTCTCGACACATAA
- the dnaA gene encoding chromosomal replication initiator protein DnaA, which produces MENVWEKALNILRSEVNEQVFSTWFSSIKEIPSEDDSLTLAVPNKFFENWVREKYISLISMAVQQASGRSRRISFKVVEPAPQEKEKPKQPQTEKRVAGAEPQKDTRGESWLKSVFAGGRATPESRYKQIGLNPNYTFENFVVGENNRFAHAAALAICEKLSRMYNPFFLYGGVGLGKTHLMQAMGQEILQKNPKAQVLYISSEEFTNQLIKAIRTRTTDKFRNMYRNVDVLLVDDIHFIAGKESTQEEFFHTFNALHDAHKQIVISSDRTPQDIPTLEERLVSRFAWGLIADIQPPDFETRMAILGKKSENEAVGVPDEVLVFLAENIKTNIREMEGALIRVVASSKLTGQEMSVDLAKNVLRGMISTEAKKITIDLIQKVVAEYFNIKMSDMKTKKRTRAIAYPRQLAMYLSRSLTDYSLPDIGGFFGGRDHTTVLHACDKIGKELVNNESTRSVINELTVQIKR; this is translated from the coding sequence ATGGAAAACGTCTGGGAAAAAGCATTAAACATCCTCCGTTCAGAGGTGAACGAGCAGGTTTTCAGCACGTGGTTCTCTTCAATAAAAGAAATCCCTTCTGAAGACGATTCTCTCACTCTCGCCGTCCCGAACAAATTCTTCGAGAACTGGGTGCGCGAAAAATATATAAGCCTTATATCGATGGCCGTCCAGCAGGCTTCGGGAAGGAGCAGGCGGATCTCGTTCAAGGTCGTGGAGCCGGCGCCTCAGGAAAAAGAAAAACCAAAACAGCCCCAGACCGAGAAACGCGTGGCTGGGGCGGAGCCCCAGAAAGACACGCGCGGAGAAAGCTGGCTCAAGTCCGTCTTTGCCGGGGGGCGCGCGACCCCCGAAAGCCGCTACAAGCAGATAGGGCTTAACCCGAATTATACTTTCGAGAATTTCGTGGTGGGAGAGAACAACCGTTTCGCTCACGCCGCGGCACTGGCCATCTGCGAAAAACTTTCAAGGATGTACAATCCCTTCTTTCTCTACGGAGGTGTCGGCCTGGGGAAGACCCATCTTATGCAGGCCATGGGACAGGAGATACTCCAGAAAAACCCGAAAGCACAGGTGCTCTACATATCGAGTGAAGAGTTCACCAACCAACTGATAAAAGCCATCCGTACAAGAACCACCGATAAATTCCGCAACATGTACAGGAATGTTGATGTCCTTCTCGTAGACGACATACATTTCATCGCCGGGAAGGAATCGACACAGGAGGAGTTCTTCCACACATTCAACGCGCTCCACGACGCGCATAAACAGATAGTAATCTCCAGTGACCGCACGCCGCAGGACATACCGACGCTGGAGGAGCGGCTTGTCTCGCGTTTCGCCTGGGGGCTTATCGCGGATATACAGCCTCCGGATTTTGAAACGCGCATGGCGATACTCGGGAAAAAAAGCGAGAATGAAGCGGTGGGCGTCCCGGACGAGGTCCTGGTCTTTTTGGCAGAGAACATAAAGACGAATATCCGCGAAATGGAGGGCGCTCTTATCCGGGTCGTCGCTTCCTCGAAACTGACCGGGCAAGAGATGTCGGTGGACCTGGCCAAGAACGTGCTTCGCGGGATGATCTCCACCGAGGCCAAGAAGATAACCATCGACCTCATTCAGAAGGTCGTAGCCGAGTATTTCAATATCAAGATGTCGGACATGAAGACGAAAAAAAGGACTAGGGCCATAGCTTATCCGAGACAGCTGGCCATGTATCTTTCAAGGTCTCTTACCGATTATTCGCTTCCTGATATCGGCGGTTTTTTCGGGGGCAGGGACCACACGACCGTGCTTCATGCCTGCGATAAGATCGGCAAAGAGCTGGTTAACAACGAAAGCACACGGTCGGTCATAAACGAACTGACCGTACAGATAAAAAGATAG
- the yidD gene encoding membrane protein insertion efficiency factor YidD: MKQALIAFIRAYKKVISPLFIRSCRFYPTCSDYAIEAIRKHGTIKGSAMSVWRLLRCNPFSRGGFDPVSEKSSNQF, from the coding sequence ATGAAACAAGCCCTGATAGCATTCATAAGAGCCTACAAAAAAGTTATAAGTCCTTTGTTTATAAGGAGTTGCAGATTTTATCCAACCTGCTCGGATTATGCCATCGAAGCCATCCGCAAGCACGGCACCATTAAAGGTTCGGCGATGTCGGTCTGGCGGCTGCTGAGATGTAATCCGTTCTCTAGAGGCGGGTTCGATCCGGTCTCCGAGAAAAGTTCTAACCAGTTTTAA
- the yidC gene encoding membrane protein insertase YidC — protein sequence MEKRMIVAIALSLMILLGFQFLGNKNKPQVQPEYAPSGTAGTQTETGPAAPRTSSSKEQKALEEKLTEVYTENYRAVFSDIGGSMKKLVLVTIKGEDTLFEEEVLSQRPFALESSIIAGLEAKKYEMSRGDNYVEYTYTEPGWIELTKRYVFPQGTNRIDLMVSVRNIADRSINFSYSIIGPADLIKADNIMGRRFLEANAMIDGKLWREKSVKQIEERMGNISWIGLKNRYFAVALKPFTAPKTAFMQKVAGKNLLTGLRMQSQELAPGTAKEDEFFLYAGTLDEKKLAAIGYSLEELVDFGFFGALSKVLLSILAFFHNWTHNWGLAIICLTILINFLLFPLTFKSFASMQQMKKIQPHMQKLKELHKDNPQKLNKEMMELYKKYNVNPLGGCLPLLLQMPIFIALYQGLMRFIELKGSDFLWIKDLAKPDAVPLPFSLPVLGSSINVLPLLMVGMMVVQQKLSQSVSAGAMTDEQASQQKIMMLMMPLLFGFLFYKMPSGLVLYWLTNTILMSTEQTIIGKRLAGD from the coding sequence ATGGAAAAAAGAATGATCGTTGCGATCGCGCTTTCACTGATGATTTTACTGGGGTTCCAGTTCCTGGGAAACAAGAACAAGCCACAGGTACAGCCGGAGTACGCACCCAGTGGGACCGCAGGGACACAGACCGAAACCGGCCCGGCTGCCCCACGCACTTCTTCCTCCAAAGAACAGAAGGCGCTGGAAGAGAAGCTCACCGAAGTTTACACGGAGAACTACAGGGCGGTCTTTTCGGATATCGGCGGAAGCATGAAAAAACTGGTGCTGGTGACCATAAAGGGTGAAGATACCCTGTTCGAGGAAGAAGTGCTTTCACAAAGGCCCTTCGCGCTGGAAAGCAGTATTATTGCTGGGTTGGAGGCGAAAAAGTACGAAATGAGCCGCGGCGACAATTATGTAGAATATACATACACCGAACCGGGCTGGATCGAACTGACTAAAAGGTATGTTTTCCCGCAGGGAACCAACCGCATAGATCTTATGGTGTCGGTCAGGAACATTGCCGACAGGAGCATCAATTTTTCCTATAGCATTATCGGGCCGGCAGATCTTATAAAGGCGGACAATATCATGGGCCGCAGGTTCCTGGAGGCCAATGCGATGATCGACGGTAAGCTCTGGCGCGAAAAATCCGTCAAGCAGATCGAGGAAAGAATGGGAAATATATCGTGGATAGGCCTGAAGAACAGGTATTTCGCGGTAGCCCTTAAGCCCTTCACCGCTCCCAAGACCGCTTTCATGCAGAAAGTGGCCGGCAAGAATCTCCTGACGGGTCTGCGCATGCAGAGCCAGGAACTGGCTCCCGGAACGGCAAAAGAAGATGAATTCTTTCTCTACGCCGGGACTCTTGACGAAAAAAAGCTCGCCGCCATAGGGTACAGCCTGGAAGAGCTGGTGGACTTCGGGTTCTTCGGCGCCCTGAGCAAGGTGCTTCTGTCCATATTGGCATTTTTCCATAACTGGACGCATAATTGGGGCCTTGCGATAATCTGTCTTACGATCTTGATAAATTTCCTGCTCTTTCCCCTCACCTTCAAGAGTTTCGCTTCAATGCAGCAGATGAAAAAGATACAGCCGCATATGCAGAAATTGAAAGAGCTTCATAAGGACAACCCCCAGAAACTGAACAAGGAAATGATGGAGCTTTATAAGAAATACAACGTTAATCCTCTGGGAGGCTGCCTGCCTCTTCTCCTGCAAATGCCCATATTCATTGCGTTATATCAGGGGCTTATGAGGTTCATTGAACTTAAGGGGTCGGATTTTCTCTGGATAAAGGACCTGGCAAAACCGGATGCGGTTCCCCTGCCCTTTTCTCTTCCGGTACTGGGCTCAAGCATAAACGTGCTGCCTTTACTCATGGTCGGTATGATGGTCGTGCAGCAAAAGCTATCACAAAGTGTTTCGGCCGGGGCCATGACCGATGAACAGGCAAGCCAGCAGAAGATAATGATGCTGATGATGCCTCTTTTATTCGGGTTCTTATTCTATAAGATGCCCTCCGGGCTTGTGTTGTACTGGCTTACCAATACGATACTGATGTCGACCGAACAGACTATTATCGGCAAACGCCTTGCCGGGGATTGA
- the gyrB gene encoding DNA topoisomerase (ATP-hydrolyzing) subunit B, with protein MDKKKYDATTIQVMEGLDAVRKRPAMYIGDTSKRGLHHMVYEVVDNSIDEVMGGFCDKIDVVIHADESITIKDNGRGIPVDMHEKMKKPAVEVVMTTLHAGGKFDHRVYKVSGGLHGVGVSVVNGLSEWMEVEVKRDGKIHHQEYQKGKTKSKLKTLGKTKTTGTSITFKPDEEIFKEISVFSYDILSARLRELAFLNKGVKITLEDERSDKTSEFFYKGGIISFVEHMNKNKNSIHRKIIYFEKEKDNVVLEVAMQYNEGYAENIYSFVNNINTTEGGTHLTGFKSALTRTLKNYGRAKSALKHSTMSGDDTREGLTAVINVKIPDPQFEGQTKTKLGNSEVEGIVEAAVNDLLGTYLDENPSIANAIVKKAINAARAREAAKKARDLTRRKGALESGSLPGKLADCSERDAALTELYIVEGDSAGGSAKQGRDRRYQAILPLKGKILNVEKARINQVLNNNEIKTVITALGAGIGDEFDVEKIRYGKIILMCDADVDGSHIRTLLLTFFYRQMKDLVEKEHIYIAQPPLYRVKRGKKEEYINTEKEMKQFLIDQGTEGMQIEVISGKSPLTTNKLQELLGFLIRLEKLAAGIERRGVKLSEYVKLRQKKTNKLPVYRVKVEGEYIYLYSDDELAELRAKSGSEKELEMNGEEKSDQEEQAETIAVQEFYEAREIEKISKEIAKFGLDIADYARETPPEKETYLEEKGKKKKKSKEETPLFIIDGEEEVFSLKGLLRHVLSVGEKGMTIQRYKGLGEMNPEQLWETTMDPERRTLQQVTIEDAVEADEMFTVLMGDSVESRRHFIIEHAKDVKNLDV; from the coding sequence ATGGACAAGAAAAAATATGACGCGACGACCATACAGGTCATGGAGGGCCTTGACGCGGTAAGGAAAAGGCCTGCGATGTATATCGGTGACACCAGTAAAAGAGGTCTTCACCATATGGTCTACGAGGTCGTGGATAACTCAATCGACGAGGTCATGGGTGGGTTCTGCGACAAGATAGACGTCGTGATCCACGCCGATGAGAGCATCACCATCAAGGATAACGGCCGGGGTATACCCGTCGATATGCACGAGAAGATGAAAAAACCTGCGGTGGAGGTCGTCATGACGACACTGCACGCCGGAGGGAAGTTCGATCACCGCGTGTACAAGGTCTCAGGCGGTCTGCACGGGGTGGGGGTGAGCGTCGTTAACGGTCTTTCCGAATGGATGGAGGTCGAGGTCAAGCGTGACGGGAAGATACACCACCAGGAATACCAGAAGGGCAAGACCAAGAGCAAGCTCAAGACCCTCGGCAAGACCAAGACGACCGGGACGAGCATAACGTTCAAGCCGGACGAGGAGATCTTCAAGGAGATCTCGGTATTCAGCTATGATATTCTCTCCGCGCGTCTGAGGGAACTCGCCTTTCTGAACAAGGGGGTTAAGATAACCCTTGAGGACGAGAGGAGCGACAAGACCTCGGAATTCTTCTACAAGGGCGGGATTATTTCCTTCGTCGAACACATGAACAAGAACAAGAACTCCATACACAGGAAGATAATATATTTCGAGAAGGAGAAAGATAACGTGGTCCTTGAGGTCGCGATGCAATATAACGAGGGGTATGCCGAGAACATATACAGCTTCGTCAACAACATAAACACCACAGAAGGAGGAACGCATCTGACCGGGTTCAAGTCCGCCCTGACAAGAACGCTCAAGAACTACGGCAGGGCGAAAAGCGCCCTCAAACACAGCACGATGTCGGGAGATGACACCAGGGAGGGGCTTACAGCCGTCATCAACGTGAAGATACCCGATCCACAGTTCGAGGGCCAGACGAAGACCAAACTGGGCAATTCCGAGGTGGAAGGTATAGTGGAGGCGGCGGTCAACGACCTTTTGGGCACTTATCTTGACGAGAACCCCTCGATAGCGAACGCTATAGTCAAAAAGGCCATCAATGCCGCAAGGGCAAGGGAAGCGGCCAAGAAAGCACGCGATCTTACCAGGCGCAAGGGAGCCCTTGAAAGCGGCTCTCTCCCCGGCAAGCTCGCAGATTGTTCCGAAAGGGACGCCGCACTCACCGAACTCTATATCGTCGAGGGGGATTCAGCCGGAGGTTCGGCGAAACAGGGGCGGGACAGGCGATATCAGGCGATACTTCCGCTCAAGGGAAAGATACTCAACGTGGAAAAAGCCAGGATAAACCAGGTCCTTAACAACAATGAGATAAAAACGGTGATAACCGCTCTGGGGGCCGGCATAGGCGATGAATTCGATGTCGAGAAGATACGTTACGGCAAGATAATCCTAATGTGTGACGCCGATGTCGACGGGTCCCACATAAGGACGCTGCTTTTGACCTTTTTCTACCGCCAGATGAAAGACTTGGTGGAGAAGGAACACATATATATCGCGCAGCCGCCGCTTTACAGGGTCAAAAGGGGGAAAAAAGAGGAATACATAAACACCGAAAAAGAGATGAAGCAGTTTTTGATAGACCAGGGGACCGAAGGAATGCAGATAGAAGTAATCTCCGGCAAATCCCCCCTCACCACGAATAAGCTCCAGGAGCTGCTGGGCTTTCTCATCAGGCTGGAAAAGCTCGCGGCGGGCATAGAGCGCCGTGGAGTAAAACTCAGCGAATATGTCAAACTGAGGCAGAAGAAGACCAATAAACTCCCGGTTTACAGGGTAAAAGTGGAGGGAGAATACATATATTTGTACAGTGACGATGAACTGGCGGAGCTTAGGGCCAAATCTGGCTCGGAAAAAGAGCTGGAGATGAACGGCGAGGAAAAGTCCGACCAGGAAGAACAGGCCGAGACCATAGCAGTACAGGAGTTCTACGAGGCCAGGGAGATAGAGAAGATAAGCAAGGAAATCGCCAAGTTCGGTCTGGATATAGCCGATTATGCCAGGGAGACTCCTCCGGAGAAGGAGACTTATCTGGAGGAGAAAGGCAAAAAGAAGAAAAAGTCAAAGGAAGAGACGCCTCTATTCATAATTGACGGGGAAGAAGAGGTCTTCTCTCTCAAGGGGCTTCTCAGGCACGTCCTCAGCGTAGGAGAAAAGGGCATGACCATCCAGAGGTACAAAGGTCTCGGTGAGATGAACCCCGAGCAGCTCTGGGAGACCACCATGGACCCGGAAAGAAGGACGCTCCAGCAGGTGACCATAGAGGATGCCGTCGAAGCGGACGAGATGTTCACGGTGCTTATGGGTGACAGCGTGGAATCACGCAGACACTTCATCATCGAACACGCCAAGGACGTCAAGAACCTGGACGTATAA
- the rnpA gene encoding ribonuclease P protein component codes for MKIKHILRPKDFAEVLENGEKYGAGPLLAYVERIRMRGLPEIGIIVSKKVAPKAVTRNYLRRIIYSYFRGEQPGWIKGARIIVRVASKVDSLGKRSLSEQIRHSLDQIVRKMR; via the coding sequence GTGAAGATAAAGCATATTCTTAGACCGAAGGATTTCGCCGAGGTCCTCGAGAACGGCGAAAAGTACGGAGCCGGACCACTGCTCGCTTATGTGGAAAGAATCCGCATGCGGGGGCTCCCGGAGATAGGGATAATCGTTTCCAAGAAGGTGGCCCCGAAAGCCGTTACCCGCAATTACCTGAGAAGGATTATCTATTCGTATTTCCGCGGGGAACAGCCCGGCTGGATAAAAGGCGCCAGGATCATTGTGCGGGTGGCGTCAAAAGTTGACAGTTTAGGCAAAAGGTCTTTGTCGGAACAGATACGGCACAGCTTGGATCAGATCGTCCGGAAGATGCGGTAA
- the dnaN gene encoding DNA polymerase III subunit beta has product MELVVSKSDLMEGIQTVQNAVSQKSSLPILSNVLLEAEKSGLKLTATDLDIGICSTIPAEVVQEGSITVPARKFFDIIKALPEENDIELNMKKNNFVTIKSGKALFKIIGLPKEEFPQLPMFKDKDSITINQSDFKEMLNLTDFAISRDDTRYVLNGVLLLVKGDDIKVVATDGRRLAVVEKKLEKKTLVDREAIIPTKTVQEAKRMLQDEGEVQIKFSDNQVLFSFSTSFILSRLIEGEYPNYSKVIPGKSSKEITVSREDFLSATRRASIFTDQDSMAIKLNIKKKRMTISKNTPYLGEAKEELEVDYSGGDDLEIGFNPKYLIDVLKSLADHQIVFEVSDASKPGVIRRGKEYTYVVLPMQLTA; this is encoded by the coding sequence ATGGAACTAGTGGTTTCAAAAAGCGACCTGATGGAAGGCATACAGACTGTACAGAACGCTGTATCACAAAAAAGCAGCCTTCCTATTTTAAGTAATGTTCTGCTGGAAGCGGAAAAGAGCGGTCTTAAGCTTACCGCTACGGACCTTGATATAGGTATATGTTCAACTATACCTGCCGAGGTCGTTCAGGAGGGGTCCATAACGGTCCCGGCTAGGAAATTCTTCGACATAATAAAGGCACTTCCTGAGGAGAACGATATAGAACTTAACATGAAAAAGAATAATTTCGTCACGATAAAAAGCGGAAAGGCTCTTTTCAAGATAATAGGTCTACCGAAGGAGGAGTTCCCGCAGCTTCCGATGTTCAAGGACAAGGATTCTATAACGATAAACCAGAGCGATTTCAAGGAAATGCTCAACCTGACGGATTTCGCGATAAGCAGGGACGACACCAGGTACGTGCTTAACGGGGTTTTGCTCCTCGTCAAAGGGGATGACATCAAGGTGGTCGCGACCGACGGGAGGCGTCTTGCTGTAGTTGAGAAGAAACTCGAGAAAAAGACCCTTGTCGACAGGGAAGCCATCATACCGACGAAGACGGTGCAGGAAGCGAAGAGGATGCTTCAGGATGAAGGGGAGGTCCAGATCAAGTTCAGCGATAATCAGGTGCTTTTCTCTTTTTCGACAAGTTTTATTCTTTCCAGGCTCATCGAAGGGGAATACCCCAACTATTCCAAGGTGATCCCGGGCAAATCCTCTAAAGAGATAACCGTATCCAGGGAAGATTTTCTTTCCGCGACAAGAAGAGCGAGCATATTCACAGACCAGGACTCGATGGCCATCAAGCTCAACATCAAGAAAAAGAGGATGACCATATCCAAGAACACGCCTTATCTAGGAGAGGCGAAAGAGGAACTTGAGGTAGATTACTCGGGAGGGGACGATCTTGAAATAGGGTTCAACCCGAAATACCTGATAGACGTCCTTAAAAGCCTGGCAGACCACCAGATAGTCTTCGAGGTGAGCGACGCGTCAAAGCCCGGCGTGATAAGGCGCGGGAAGGAATATACCTACGTCGTCCTCCCGATGCAGCTTACGGCATGA
- a CDS encoding AAA family ATPase yields the protein MKKIAFCNQKGGVAKTTSAINIAAYLALNDQKTLLIDLDPQANATSGVGIEKATIEHSIYNVLHEHINIREALLETDIANLKIIPSNISLTGAEVELVNVMGREYRLKKALEEMQDEFDYVIFDCPPSLGLLTINGLTAANSVIIPIQCEYYALEGLGQLMQTLSLIKENLNEDLEIQGVLMTLADYRTNLTKEVINEVKEHFKEKVYRTVIPRTVKLTEAPGFGKPIALYAENSIGAKKYSDVAREILGLSLEAEAVGKEGVITNTEENHGEETG from the coding sequence ATGAAAAAAATCGCTTTTTGTAACCAGAAAGGCGGAGTTGCAAAAACAACCTCGGCGATCAACATAGCTGCTTACCTGGCGCTGAACGACCAAAAAACATTGCTTATCGATCTCGACCCTCAGGCGAACGCGACCAGCGGCGTCGGTATCGAAAAAGCCACGATTGAACACAGCATATACAATGTGTTGCATGAACATATCAATATTCGCGAAGCTCTTCTGGAGACAGATATAGCAAATCTGAAGATAATCCCGTCCAATATCAGTTTGACCGGTGCTGAAGTCGAACTGGTTAATGTCATGGGACGCGAGTATCGTTTGAAAAAAGCCCTTGAAGAAATGCAGGACGAATTTGATTATGTGATATTCGATTGTCCGCCATCGCTGGGACTGCTTACCATAAACGGTTTGACCGCGGCAAACTCCGTGATTATCCCGATACAGTGCGAATATTATGCGCTTGAAGGGCTTGGACAGCTTATGCAGACACTGAGCCTCATAAAAGAGAATTTGAATGAGGACCTGGAGATACAGGGTGTTCTAATGACGCTTGCGGATTACCGGACTAACCTTACCAAGGAAGTGATAAACGAGGTTAAGGAGCACTTTAAAGAAAAAGTTTACCGGACGGTCATACCGAGAACGGTTAAACTGACCGAAGCCCCGGGGTTCGGAAAACCCATAGCATTATATGCCGAGAATTCAATAGGGGCAAAGAAATATTCAGATGTTGCCAGAGAGATACTCGGATTGTCGCTGGAAGCAGAAGCTGTTGGAAAAGAAGGGGTTATAACTAATACGGAGGAAAATCATGGAGAAGAGACTGGGTAA